A genomic segment from Conger conger chromosome 2, fConCon1.1, whole genome shotgun sequence encodes:
- the phkg2 gene encoding phosphorylase b kinase gamma catalytic chain, liver/testis isoform isoform X2 codes for MTRDIVLGDELPDWVGAKEFYQKYDPKEVIGRGVSSVVRRCIHKQTGQELAVKIIEITAEKMTAQQLEEVKNSTLKEIHILNVVSGHPSIITLIDSYESATFIFLVFDLMRRGELFDYLTEKVTLSEKEARRSLLCARASDWMKTCFVPDSCLSDYPKESSAPDRKRTRLLVPTPGMGRRRFSWITDLLTLTLNSSSSPHQTALNFHLNFNSADVDNVFIVFGHVTTPTTQKFVTYGGECGQHILTKFNNITIHKNNDVSQCVPGAPRSANQQQQQCHKQTMQLQQRQIQQQQQAREQFMRKQFEQTNYMLAEIKGLYMARMEQEEAARQIPPAF; via the exons ATGACCCGAGATATAGTGCTTGGAGATGAACTTCCCGATTGGGTGGGAGCAAAGGAGTTCTATCAGAAATATGATCCAAAAGAGGTGATTGGCAG AGGCGTCAGCAGTGTGGTACGTAGATGTATACACAAGCAAACGGGGCAGGAACTGGCAGTGAAGATAATTGAGATCACAGCAGAGAAGATGACAGCTCAACAATTAGAGGAAGTGAAGAACTCCACTCTAAAGGAGATCCACATCCTCAATGTTGTGAGTGGACACCCCTCCATAA TAACCCTCATTGATTCCTATGAGTCTGCAACATTCATATTTCTGGTGTTTGATCT CATGAGAAGAGGCGAACTTTTTGACTACTTAACAGAGAAAGTCACTCTTAGTGAAAAGGAGGCAAG GAGAAGTCTGCTGTGTGCCCGTGCCTCTGattggatgaaaacctgctttgTGCCCGACTCCTGCCTGTCTGACTACCCGAAGGAAAGCTCAGCCCCGGACCGTAAGAGAACCCGACTCCTTGTACCGACCCCTGGCATGGGACGACGACGATTCTCTTGGATCACGGACTTGTTGACGCTGACATTAAACTCCAGCTCTTCCCCCCACCAAACAGCATTAAATTTCCACTTGAACTTCAATTCTGCTGACGTGgacaatgtatttattgtatttggtCACGTGACTACTCCTACTACCCAGAAGTTTgtcacatatggtggagaatgcgggcagcACATTCTGACTAAATTCAATAACATTACAATCCACAAAAATAATGACGTCTCCCAGTGTGTTCCAGGAGCTCCTCGCTCAGCTAATCAGCAGCAACAGCAATGCCACAAACAAACCATGCAGCTACAGCAGCGTCAaattcagcagcagcagcaagccAGGGAGCAGTTCATGAGGAAGCAATTTGAACAGACAAACTACATGCTAGCGGAAATAAAAGGGCTATACATGGCACGAATGGAGCAGGAAGAAGCCGCTCGACAAATCCCGCCAGCTTTTTGA